The Glandiceps talaboti chromosome 1, keGlaTala1.1, whole genome shotgun sequence genome has a segment encoding these proteins:
- the LOC144453617 gene encoding monocarboxylate transporter 12-like, giving the protein MEEHEMPADTPPPPPPDGGYGWVVAIAGMVIVMMIGGMTTTGGIFLVEFVEYFEAGAAQASLIGSICVAVLDCSGPPAAILTSKFGSRVVIMAGGVLSTTGIVLSTFAPSLAFLYFTYGILVGFGFGLMFVSGIIHISKYFKKKFAIANGLYYSGSGIGVIGLAPLLHYLIEVYGWKGAMLIVGGINANVLVCGALMRPLNNVKRATKSLPRKQRYVQTQKVYKPITANHIDGTSHLINNTTLSSEHKCNVDSEINSVNMSEQACKNTENRECQKQKKSWKQKVGSGISQLRLQLFVENPTLSIICVAQFLEGFGFMITLSFLVSRAISSGITKLNADLLLTVYGGVGFVARLCHGVIIDMKIVSPTRLLGLGVGMFGVAALTSPLTNVYGVLAVMVGVMGLCSGVYQSLVPVAIRECVGDTDMGTAVGWDLFLMGIGSLLGPPAAGLLYDRSGNYSSVFFLSGGTMITSGLLIFFSPYAKSRRTDLQPDLDNVTKINDDRTSVISYDFPVSSV; this is encoded by the exons ATGGAAGAACACGAGATGCCAGCCGAtactcctcctcctcctcctcctgaTGGTGGCTATGGTTGGGTTGTTGCCATAGCAGGAATGGTGATAGTCATGATGATTGGTGGCATGACAACAACAGGTGGAATATTCTTGGTAgaatttgttgaatattttgaagCGGGTGCTGCACAAGCTTCATTGATTGGATCAATATGTGTGGCTGTATTGGATTGTTCAG GTCCTCCTGCAGCAATATTAACATCTAAGTTTGGATCACGTGTTGTTATAATGGCCGGAGGTGTTCTTTCTACAACTGGAATTGTTTTGTCTACCTTTGCACCATCACTGGCATTTTTGTACTTCACATATGGAATATTAGTTG GGTTTGGTTTTGGGCTAATGTTTGTATCTGGAATCATACACATAAGCAAGTATTTCAAGAAGAAGTTTGCCATTGCTAATGGTCTTTACTACAGTGGATCTGGTATAGGGGTGATTGGATTAGCACCTTTGCTTCATTATCTCATAGAAGTATACGGCTGGAAGGGTGCCATGTTGATTGTCGGTGGAATCAATGCTAATGTTCTTGTCTGTGGTGCATTGATGAGACCACTGAACAATGTGAAGCGAGCAACTAAATCGTTACCTAGGAAACAACGTTATGTGCAAACACAAAAGGTTTACAAACCAATTACAGCTAACCATATAGATGGTACTTCTCATCTAATCAATAACACCACTCTTTCATCTGAACATAAATGCAACGTTGACAGTGAAATCAATAGTGTCAATATGAGTGAACAAGCTTgtaaaaatactgaaaacagAGAATGTCAAAAACAGAAAAAGTCATGGAAACAAAAAGTGGGCTCTGGAATATCTCAACTTAGGTTGCAATTATTTGTTGAAAACCCAACATTATCTATTATATGTGTTGCACAATTTTTAGAGGGGTTTGGGTTCATGATCACATTGTCATTTCTCGTGAGCAGAGCTATCAGTTCTGGTATTACAAAATTAAATGCAGACTTGTTGCTCACTGTTTATGGAGGCGTTGGGTTCGTAGCACGACTATGCCATGGAGTGATCATTGATATGAAAATAGTATCTCCTACGCGGCTCCTTGGTTTAGGAGTGGGGATGTTTGGAGTTGCTGCACTGACAAGTCCGTTGACAAATGTTTACGGGGTCTTAGCTGTGATGGTGGGTGTTATGGGTCTTTGTTCTGGAGTTTACCAATCATTGGTACCTGTAGCTATAAGGGAGTGTGTTGGCGACACGGATATGGGAACTGCTGTTGGTTGGGACCTCTTTCTGATGGGTATAGGTTCTCTCCTTGGCCCGCCAGCTGCAG GTTTGCTGTATGATAGAAGTGGAAACTACAGTTCAGTATTCTTTTTGTCCGGTGGAACCATGATCACTAGTGgtttattgatatttttctcACCATATGCCAAATCTCGCAGGACAGATCTCCAACCTGATTTAGATAATGTTACAAAGATTAATGATGATAGGACATCTGTTATTAGTTATGATTTCCCAGTCAGTTCTGTCTGA